In the genome of Myroides phaeus, one region contains:
- a CDS encoding LysM peptidoglycan-binding domain-containing protein, with translation MKKKLFIALTAFVFTTTASFGQQGSFVQYRVNKGDTVSKIARENQVPVSEILKYNPDAKSGINENSFLLIPTKEFLEKESNKSSNPLKKETVKQAVSPASADTHTVQPKETLYSISKKYGVSVTDLYTWNPSLKDGGLKSGSTIYIAAADTSKKQIFESKEVVVSNQQPKRIPAKLPSSTADTIKDINNIYFKTIDVEPQATLYSLAVINNTTVQRLLELNPELKDGLKSGQKIKVPAYGYKAGEKVVELTAGKAKPTPSNTTTIIVEPKQTLYSISKQYGVSITDLVKQNPELNQGLRSGMELIIPTDGTPAVKKEESKVDFDIPQASVSTGGYVDFSTSVVRSNRKEIALLLPFNANKAGIDLDTRLQSDGFLNLTLDFYTGALMAIDYAKNLGLPLTVNVYDSNETKNSSSVKSIFKTENFDDTDVIIGPFFKANVDEAVKVLPNDKVVVISPLSNEKATASNRLVQTMPYSDVLKSQLLDHFIRSGAKVTVVVDDKKTSTKQFMQRHYPNVKVISTTLIKDVDKTLVSSQNNVFILDSNSIASALLLTDKLKNKVRDFNVQVASFDKNDIFDYSEIKIQTLVDLKYTFPSVTRDSEESKMESEFAKEYKDKYNVYPNRFATRGYDVTLDVILRMFQKDGFLKTAGQKTQEVENRFIYSRNPEGTIRNTGVYLMQYSDDLTVKVL, from the coding sequence ATGAAAAAGAAATTATTTATAGCCTTAACGGCGTTTGTTTTTACTACTACTGCATCTTTTGGTCAACAGGGATCTTTTGTTCAATACAGAGTGAATAAGGGGGATACTGTTAGTAAAATTGCAAGAGAGAATCAGGTTCCTGTATCTGAAATCTTGAAATATAATCCAGATGCTAAGAGTGGTATAAATGAAAATAGCTTTTTATTAATCCCCACCAAAGAATTTTTAGAAAAGGAGAGTAATAAAAGTTCAAATCCACTGAAAAAAGAAACGGTTAAACAAGCTGTGTCTCCTGCTTCTGCAGATACACATACTGTTCAACCTAAAGAAACGCTTTATAGTATTAGTAAAAAATATGGCGTATCAGTTACTGATTTATACACTTGGAACCCATCTTTAAAAGATGGTGGTTTGAAATCAGGAAGCACTATTTATATTGCTGCGGCTGATACTTCTAAAAAACAAATTTTTGAAAGTAAAGAGGTAGTTGTGTCAAATCAACAACCTAAGCGTATTCCTGCTAAGTTACCTTCGTCTACAGCAGATACTATTAAAGATATTAATAATATCTACTTTAAAACAATTGACGTAGAACCACAAGCTACTTTGTATAGTTTGGCTGTGATTAATAATACTACTGTGCAACGATTATTGGAGTTGAATCCAGAATTGAAAGACGGTTTAAAGAGTGGTCAAAAGATAAAGGTGCCTGCTTATGGATATAAAGCTGGTGAAAAGGTAGTAGAACTTACTGCTGGTAAAGCTAAGCCTACGCCAAGTAATACGACAACTATTATTGTAGAGCCTAAACAGACGTTATATAGTATTAGTAAACAATACGGTGTTTCTATCACTGATTTAGTTAAACAAAACCCAGAGTTAAATCAAGGATTGCGCAGTGGAATGGAATTGATTATTCCTACTGATGGTACTCCTGCTGTGAAAAAAGAAGAGTCAAAAGTAGATTTTGATATTCCACAAGCAAGTGTTAGTACGGGAGGATATGTTGATTTTTCAACTTCTGTGGTTCGTTCAAATAGAAAAGAAATAGCTTTATTGTTGCCTTTTAATGCCAATAAAGCAGGTATTGATTTAGATACAAGATTACAGTCTGATGGTTTTTTAAACCTAACATTGGATTTCTATACAGGAGCTTTAATGGCAATTGACTATGCTAAGAATTTAGGTCTGCCATTAACAGTTAATGTGTATGATTCAAATGAGACAAAGAATAGTTCTTCTGTAAAGAGTATTTTTAAAACAGAGAACTTTGACGATACAGATGTTATTATTGGGCCTTTCTTTAAAGCGAATGTTGATGAGGCTGTAAAAGTGTTGCCGAATGATAAAGTGGTTGTAATTTCTCCATTGTCAAATGAGAAAGCTACAGCGTCTAATCGCTTGGTGCAGACTATGCCTTATAGCGATGTATTAAAGAGCCAATTATTAGATCATTTTATCAGAAGTGGTGCTAAAGTAACTGTGGTTGTAGATGATAAAAAGACATCGACAAAACAGTTTATGCAAAGACATTATCCTAATGTAAAAGTAATTAGTACAACCTTGATTAAGGATGTTGATAAAACATTAGTTTCAAGTCAAAACAATGTGTTTATATTGGATTCTAATAGTATTGCATCAGCTTTACTATTAACTGATAAATTGAAAAATAAAGTACGAGATTTCAATGTTCAAGTAGCTTCGTTTGATAAGAATGATATATTTGATTACAGTGAAATTAAAATACAAACATTAGTAGATTTAAAATACACATTCCCATCTGTAACAAGAGATAGTGAAGAGTCTAAAATGGAGTCAGAATTTGCAAAAGAATACAAGGATAAATATAACGTGTATCCAAATAGATTTGCTACACGAGGATATGATGTTACTTTAGATGTTATTTTGAGAATGTTCCAAAAAGATGGTTTCTTGAAAACAGCAGGACAAAAAACACAAGAAGTAGAGAATCGCTTTATCTATAGTAGAAATCCTGAAGGAACAATTAGAAACACAGGTGTTTACTTAATGCAGTATAGCGATGATCTA
- the guaA gene encoding glutamine-hydrolyzing GMP synthase, with amino-acid sequence MQHNVLILDFGSQYTQLIARRVRELNIFCEILPFNDLPQDLSAYKAVILSGSPYSVRSEEALHPDLSNIKGKMPLLAVCYGAQYLAHFFGGEVAPSNTREYGRANLDFIAEDVFFKDIPQNSQVWMSHSDTIKTLPTNAVLLASTKDVTNAAYKVEGEQTYAIQFHPEVYHSTDGATLLKNFLVDIAGVKQDFTPNAFVEETIEDLRNKIGDEKVVLALSGGVDSTVAAVLLHKAIGENLHCIFVNNGLLRKNEFQSVLNQYNGMGLNVKGVDATDLFMTALAGLEDPEQKRKAIGKAFIDVFDAESKLIEDATFLGQGTIYPDVIESISVKGPSATIKSHHNVGGLPDFMKLKIVEPLRMLFKDEVRRVGASLGIDPELLGRHPFPGPGLAIRILGDITQEKVRLLQEVDAIFVEGLKEHGLYNQVWQAGAILLPVNSVGVMGDERTYEKVVALRAVASTDGMTADWVHLPYEFLMEISNKIINRVKGVNRVVYDISSKPPATIEWE; translated from the coding sequence ATGCAACACAATGTACTTATTTTAGATTTTGGATCGCAATACACTCAGTTGATTGCGCGAAGAGTTCGTGAGTTAAATATATTCTGCGAAATCTTACCTTTTAATGATTTACCACAGGACTTATCAGCTTACAAAGCAGTAATTTTATCAGGAAGTCCTTATTCAGTTCGCTCGGAAGAAGCGTTACACCCTGACTTGTCTAATATTAAAGGAAAAATGCCTTTATTAGCTGTGTGTTATGGTGCGCAATATCTTGCTCATTTCTTTGGAGGAGAGGTTGCACCATCTAATACAAGAGAATATGGTAGAGCGAATTTAGATTTTATAGCTGAAGACGTTTTCTTTAAAGACATTCCTCAAAACAGTCAAGTGTGGATGAGCCACAGTGATACTATTAAAACTTTACCTACTAATGCTGTTCTTTTAGCAAGTACAAAAGACGTTACTAACGCTGCGTACAAAGTTGAAGGAGAGCAAACGTATGCAATTCAATTCCACCCAGAGGTTTATCACTCAACGGATGGAGCTACATTGTTGAAAAACTTTTTAGTAGATATCGCAGGAGTAAAACAAGATTTTACACCTAATGCTTTCGTAGAGGAAACAATTGAAGATTTAAGAAATAAAATCGGAGATGAGAAAGTAGTTTTAGCACTTTCTGGAGGAGTAGATTCTACTGTAGCTGCTGTGTTATTACACAAAGCTATCGGAGAGAACTTACACTGTATCTTTGTAAACAATGGTTTATTACGTAAAAACGAGTTCCAAAGTGTATTAAACCAATACAACGGAATGGGATTGAACGTAAAAGGAGTTGATGCTACAGACCTTTTTATGACTGCATTAGCAGGATTAGAAGATCCAGAGCAAAAACGTAAAGCTATTGGTAAAGCGTTTATCGATGTTTTTGACGCAGAGTCAAAATTAATTGAAGATGCTACTTTCTTAGGACAAGGAACTATTTACCCAGACGTTATTGAGTCTATTTCTGTAAAAGGACCTTCTGCTACTATTAAATCTCACCACAATGTAGGTGGATTACCTGACTTTATGAAGTTGAAAATAGTAGAGCCTTTACGTATGCTTTTCAAAGATGAGGTACGTAGAGTAGGAGCTTCTTTAGGAATTGATCCTGAATTGTTAGGAAGACACCCTTTCCCAGGGCCTGGATTAGCAATTAGAATTTTAGGAGATATTACACAAGAGAAAGTTCGCTTATTACAAGAAGTTGATGCTATTTTCGTAGAAGGATTAAAAGAGCACGGATTGTACAACCAAGTATGGCAAGCTGGAGCTATTTTATTACCTGTAAATAGTGTTGGTGTAATGGGAGACGAGAGAACGTATGAAAAAGTTGTAGCACTTAGAGCAGTTGCTTCTACAGATGGTATGACTGCTGACTGGGTTCACTTACCTTATGAGTTCTTAATGGAAATCTCTAATAAAATTATTAACCGAGTAAAAGGTGTAAATAGAGTGGTTTACGACATTAGTTCAAAACCACCTGCAACAATTGAGTGGGAATAA
- the gltS gene encoding sodium/glutamate symporter: MEFGIYETLMLACLVLLLGRFLVQKINFFKKYNIPEPVVGGFLVALLSWGVFALLDKEFTFHEGLQNSMMYIFFSSIGLNADFSKLIKGGKALVIFLVIAALFILCQNSLGVLMAKLMNIDLRFGLIAGSITLTGGHGTAGAWANDFMASGNPLLGAKEIGLACATFGLIFGGTIGGPLAHRLLKKKNYTELSPEEIEFREETHEMSDEAFPAEKVTYKSIMITVTMLSVCLVLGQVLADWNAQYSFKLPTFVWCLFVGVIIRNVLSNALKVKINNEPVDILGNVGLSIFLACALMSLKLWLIVDLALPVLVILIVQVILMWLFAANVTYRVMGKDYDAIILSAGHCGFGLGATSTAVANIQAVTNRFGPSYKAFLIIPMVGAFFIDILNALILNLFISFI, encoded by the coding sequence ATGGAATTCGGAATATACGAAACGCTTATGTTGGCCTGTTTAGTGCTTTTATTAGGTCGTTTTTTGGTTCAAAAAATTAATTTCTTCAAAAAATATAACATTCCAGAACCCGTAGTTGGGGGGTTCCTTGTAGCTTTACTCAGCTGGGGTGTATTTGCATTACTTGACAAAGAGTTCACTTTTCACGAAGGTCTTCAAAATAGTATGATGTACATCTTCTTCTCTTCGATTGGTCTTAACGCTGACTTTTCTAAATTGATCAAAGGAGGTAAAGCTCTTGTAATATTCTTAGTTATTGCAGCTCTTTTCATTTTATGTCAAAATTCTCTCGGAGTACTGATGGCAAAATTAATGAACATCGACCTTCGATTTGGATTAATTGCTGGTTCTATTACTTTAACAGGAGGACACGGTACTGCTGGTGCTTGGGCTAACGACTTCATGGCAAGCGGAAACCCACTACTGGGAGCAAAAGAAATTGGATTAGCTTGTGCTACTTTCGGTTTAATTTTTGGTGGAACAATTGGAGGTCCTTTAGCACATCGTTTGTTAAAGAAGAAAAACTATACTGAACTAAGCCCTGAGGAAATTGAATTTAGAGAAGAAACTCACGAGATGTCTGACGAAGCTTTCCCTGCAGAAAAAGTAACTTATAAGTCAATTATGATTACGGTAACAATGCTTTCTGTTTGTTTGGTGCTTGGACAAGTATTAGCTGATTGGAATGCACAGTACTCTTTTAAACTACCAACGTTTGTGTGGTGTTTGTTTGTAGGTGTAATCATTAGAAACGTTTTAAGCAACGCTTTAAAAGTTAAAATAAATAATGAACCTGTTGATATTTTAGGGAACGTTGGACTTTCAATCTTCTTAGCTTGCGCATTAATGTCTTTAAAACTTTGGTTAATTGTTGATTTAGCTCTTCCTGTTTTAGTTATCTTAATTGTACAAGTTATCTTAATGTGGTTGTTTGCAGCAAACGTAACGTATAGAGTAATGGGGAAAGATTATGATGCAATCATTTTAAGTGCCGGACATTGTGGATTTGGACTTGGTGCTACATCTACGGCAGTTGCCAATATTCAAGCTGTTACAAATCGTTTCGGACCATCATATAAAGCGTTTTTAATCATTCCAATGGTGGGAGCGTTTTTTATCGACATTTTAAACGCGTTAATATTAAACTTGTTTATTAGTTTCATCTAA
- a CDS encoding MBL fold metallo-hydrolase: MRIEILEINAQSPEGLPAIFTPTLVKFTDKTNYLIDCGFTYNYPEFKQELEKFGVSIADLTGIIISHDDIDHLEGLHCFKEENAAIKVISSDAEADSVAGVIPAERLVQVEGSLNFIPQEMKPMMEGFVKELKAIKRFPVDSVLKDKEVINDTLVVVATPGHTKGHISFYDTASKTVIAADAIVVEEGEFNIANPQFTLDMDAALASVERIKSLQPTRIICYHGGIVEDDIQDKLQRLLDRYKQ; the protein is encoded by the coding sequence ATGAGAATAGAAATATTAGAAATCAACGCACAATCGCCTGAAGGACTACCGGCAATTTTCACTCCTACATTAGTGAAATTCACTGATAAAACGAACTATTTAATCGATTGTGGTTTTACGTATAATTACCCTGAATTCAAACAAGAGTTAGAGAAATTTGGTGTTTCAATAGCGGATCTAACAGGTATAATTATTTCACACGATGATATAGATCACTTAGAAGGATTACATTGTTTTAAAGAAGAGAATGCAGCTATTAAAGTGATCAGTAGCGATGCTGAGGCAGATTCTGTAGCTGGTGTAATTCCTGCTGAACGATTAGTACAAGTAGAGGGAAGCCTTAATTTTATTCCGCAAGAAATGAAACCAATGATGGAAGGTTTTGTAAAGGAGCTTAAGGCAATTAAACGCTTCCCGGTAGATAGTGTTTTAAAAGATAAGGAAGTGATTAATGATACTTTAGTTGTTGTGGCTACACCAGGGCATACAAAAGGACATATCTCTTTCTATGATACAGCGAGTAAAACCGTAATTGCAGCAGATGCAATTGTAGTAGAGGAAGGCGAGTTTAATATTGCTAATCCACAGTTTACTTTAGATATGGATGCTGCTTTGGCATCAGTAGAGCGTATCAAATCACTACAGCCTACAAGAATTATTTGTTATCACGGAGGAATTGTAGAAGACGATATTCAAGATAAGTTACAAAGACTATTAGATCGTTATAAGCAATAA
- the ettA gene encoding energy-dependent translational throttle protein EttA: MSDDKKVIFSMSKVSKTYSSTNKTVLKDIYLSFFYGAKIGILGLNGSGKSSLLKIIAGVDKNYQGDVVFAPGYTVGYLEQEPQLDETKTVIEIVREGAAETVAILDEFNQINDMFGLPEVYEDADKMQKLMDRQAELQDKIDAAGAWELDTKLAIAMDALRTPEGDTPISVLSGGEKRRVALCRLLLQNPDVLLLDEPTNHLDAESVHWLEQHLQQYKGTVIAVTHDRYFLDNVAGWILELDRGEGIPWKGNYSSWLDQKSKRLALEEKVASKRRKNLERELDWVRQGAKGRQTKQKARLQNYDKLLNEDQKQLEEKLEIYIPNGPRLGTNVIEAKNVAKAFGDKLLYDDLNFTLPQAGIVGIIGPNGAGKSTIFRMIMGEQTPDGGTFDIGETVKIAYVDQSHSNIDPEKSIWENFCDGQELIMMGGRQVNSRAYLSRFNFGGSDQNKKVATLSGGERNRLHLAMTLKEEGNVLLLDEPTNDLDVNTLRALEEGLENFAGCAVVISHDRWFLDRICTHILAFEGDSQVYFFEGSFSDYEENRKKRLGDVAPTRLKYKKLVR; the protein is encoded by the coding sequence ATGTCAGACGATAAAAAGGTAATTTTCTCGATGTCGAAAGTGAGTAAAACTTACTCATCGACAAATAAAACTGTTCTTAAGGATATTTATTTAAGCTTTTTCTATGGAGCTAAAATTGGTATTCTTGGTTTAAACGGTTCAGGTAAGTCTTCTTTGTTAAAGATTATTGCAGGGGTAGACAAGAACTATCAAGGAGATGTTGTATTCGCTCCAGGATATACTGTTGGATACTTAGAACAAGAACCACAGTTAGATGAAACTAAAACGGTGATTGAAATCGTTAGAGAGGGAGCTGCTGAAACTGTAGCTATTCTTGACGAGTTTAATCAGATAAATGATATGTTTGGTTTGCCAGAAGTTTATGAAGATGCAGATAAAATGCAAAAACTGATGGATCGCCAAGCTGAGTTACAAGATAAAATTGATGCAGCAGGTGCTTGGGAACTTGATACGAAGTTAGCAATTGCTATGGATGCATTACGTACGCCAGAAGGAGATACACCTATTAGCGTGTTATCTGGTGGAGAAAAAAGACGTGTGGCTTTATGTCGTTTGTTGTTACAAAACCCAGATGTATTATTGTTAGATGAGCCTACCAACCACTTAGACGCGGAGTCTGTACATTGGTTAGAGCAACACTTACAACAGTATAAAGGAACTGTAATTGCAGTAACCCACGACCGTTATTTCTTAGATAACGTTGCTGGATGGATTCTTGAATTAGACAGAGGTGAGGGTATTCCTTGGAAAGGAAACTATTCTTCTTGGTTAGATCAAAAGTCTAAACGTTTAGCTTTAGAAGAAAAAGTAGCTTCTAAACGTCGTAAAAACCTTGAGCGTGAGTTAGATTGGGTACGTCAAGGTGCTAAAGGGCGTCAAACTAAGCAAAAAGCAAGGTTACAGAATTACGATAAATTATTAAATGAAGACCAAAAACAATTAGAAGAGAAATTAGAGATTTATATCCCTAATGGACCTCGTTTAGGTACAAATGTAATTGAAGCGAAAAATGTTGCTAAAGCATTTGGAGATAAATTATTATATGATGATTTAAACTTTACTTTGCCTCAAGCTGGTATTGTTGGTATTATTGGACCTAACGGTGCTGGTAAGTCTACTATCTTCCGTATGATTATGGGAGAACAAACGCCAGACGGTGGTACATTTGATATTGGAGAAACTGTTAAGATTGCTTACGTTGACCAGTCTCATAGTAATATTGATCCTGAGAAATCTATCTGGGAAAACTTCTGTGATGGTCAAGAATTGATTATGATGGGTGGACGCCAAGTGAATTCACGTGCTTATTTAAGTCGTTTTAACTTTGGTGGATCCGACCAAAATAAGAAAGTAGCTACATTATCAGGAGGAGAGAGAAACCGCCTTCACTTAGCAATGACGTTAAAAGAAGAAGGTAACGTACTTTTACTGGATGAGCCTACGAATGACTTAGACGTAAATACACTACGTGCTTTAGAAGAAGGTTTGGAAAACTTTGCAGGATGTGCAGTTGTTATTTCCCACGACCGTTGGTTCTTAGACCGTATCTGTACGCATATCTTAGCGTTTGAAGGAGATTCGCAAGTTTACTTCTTTGAAGGGTCGTTCTCAGACTACGAAGAAAACCGTAAGAAGCGATTAGGAGATGTTGCTCCAACTCGATTGAAATACAAGAAATTAGTTCGCTAA
- a CDS encoding CAL67264 family membrane protein, whose product MAYKLNKNRILGYATLIMILMGVLLICLGAFKYSEIAGWGFTAVGIGFFAIAWVFNALKGRV is encoded by the coding sequence ATGGCTTACAAATTAAACAAAAACAGAATTTTAGGATATGCGACGTTGATTATGATTTTAATGGGAGTTCTATTAATCTGTTTGGGTGCATTCAAATACTCTGAAATAGCAGGATGGGGTTTCACAGCAGTTGGAATTGGTTTCTTTGCTATCGCTTGGGTCTTTAACGCATTGAAAGGTAGAGTTTAA
- the holA gene encoding DNA polymerase III subunit delta: MDQVKEIIKGIKSGQTAPIYFLMGEEPYYIDKISEYIEQNVLTEEEKGFNQMVLYGRDVTIPEIVSNAKRFPLMAEKQVIIVKEAQELVRTIDQLESYVANVQPSTVLVFCYKYKTLDKRKKVYKAIEKAGVIFESKKLREYQIEGWLKKHLTSIGYDIEPKALAMLVEFLGTDLSKIANEINKLTIILPKGTQITGDVVEKNIGISKDFNNFELIKAIVDRNQLKAYKIANYFAQNTRNNPIVLTMGLVYSYFSKLLLYHGLKDKSSANVMKQLKVSQYAIKDYEIGFRTYKMKQVSAIIAHLKDIDLKSKGVGAQAMPHADLLKEMLVKIFN, from the coding sequence TTGGATCAAGTTAAAGAGATAATTAAGGGTATAAAATCAGGGCAAACTGCACCGATATACTTTTTAATGGGCGAAGAGCCTTACTATATAGATAAGATATCTGAATATATTGAACAAAATGTATTGACTGAAGAGGAGAAAGGGTTTAATCAAATGGTGCTTTACGGAAGAGATGTTACTATTCCGGAGATAGTGTCTAATGCAAAGCGTTTTCCTTTGATGGCAGAAAAACAGGTTATTATTGTTAAAGAAGCTCAAGAGTTGGTAAGAACTATAGATCAACTTGAAAGTTATGTTGCAAACGTACAACCTTCTACAGTATTAGTTTTTTGTTATAAATACAAAACATTAGATAAGCGTAAAAAGGTTTATAAGGCTATTGAAAAAGCTGGTGTAATTTTTGAAAGTAAGAAACTAAGGGAGTATCAGATTGAAGGATGGTTAAAAAAACACCTAACTTCTATTGGGTATGATATTGAGCCAAAAGCTTTGGCAATGTTGGTGGAATTCTTGGGTACAGATTTATCTAAGATTGCAAATGAAATTAATAAGCTTACTATTATTTTACCTAAAGGGACTCAAATAACTGGAGATGTTGTTGAAAAAAATATTGGTATTAGTAAAGATTTTAATAATTTTGAATTAATTAAAGCAATTGTAGATCGCAATCAGTTAAAAGCTTATAAGATTGCTAATTACTTTGCTCAGAATACAAGAAATAATCCAATTGTATTAACAATGGGACTTGTGTATTCTTATTTTTCTAAGCTTTTATTATATCACGGGTTAAAAGACAAGTCGTCTGCCAATGTGATGAAACAATTAAAGGTTAGTCAGTATGCTATAAAAGACTATGAAATTGGCTTTAGAACTTATAAGATGAAACAAGTAAGTGCAATTATTGCACATTTAAAAGACATTGATTTAAAAAGTAAGGGAGTAGGAGCTCAAGCAATGCCCCACGCTGACTTGTTGAAAGAGATGTTGGTTAAGATTTTTAATTAA
- a CDS encoding type I restriction enzyme HsdR N-terminal domain-containing protein, with amino-acid sequence MQRLNFLSFDFRFKNSENKLSIFDVIRKKFILLTPEEWVRQHVVHDLLYVKNYPISLISVEKVVRINGMTKRYDVVVFKPNGEIAILIECKAPQINITQQTFDQIARYNFQLRADFLYVTNGLNHYYCKMDYEQSKYIFLKNLPDYKTGL; translated from the coding sequence ATGCAAAGACTTAATTTTCTTTCGTTTGATTTCAGGTTCAAAAATAGTGAAAATAAGCTATCTATTTTTGATGTTATTCGTAAAAAGTTTATACTACTTACTCCTGAAGAATGGGTTCGCCAACACGTTGTTCACGATTTACTATACGTTAAGAACTACCCTATTTCACTAATAAGTGTAGAAAAAGTAGTGCGAATTAACGGAATGACAAAGCGTTACGACGTAGTTGTATTTAAACCCAATGGTGAGATTGCAATCCTAATTGAATGCAAAGCTCCACAAATAAATATTACGCAACAAACATTTGACCAAATAGCTCGATACAATTTTCAGTTGCGAGCCGACTTTTTATATGTAACAAACGGCCTTAATCACTACTATTGTAAGATGGATTATGAGCAAAGTAAATACATATTTTTAAAAAACTTACCCGATTATAAAACTGGGTTATAA
- a CDS encoding glycosyltransferase family 2 protein — MNKKFAVVILNWNGEKLLKQFLPSVIDNSQQANIYVIDNASTDNSIDVLQKEFPTINIIVNQGNYGFAKGYNEGLKSIKEPYLVLVNSDIEVTPNWLPPVQEILDSQPEVAIVQPKILDYKRKTHFEYAGAAGGFIDSYGFPFCRGRIFDTIEQDNGQYNDITDIFWASGACFFIRNEVYQQLGGFDEDYFAHQEEIDLCWRAHNIGHHIKYCGFSTVFHVGGATLQYQSPKKTYLNFRNSLLTLYKNLPKKRKFSTIFLRLCLDGIAGVRYMLMFQPKHCFAIVRSHFAFYKRISSFKNKVSKTPKCDYYKTKSIVKLYYLQNQKEYFKIFETK; from the coding sequence ATGAATAAAAAATTTGCGGTTGTTATCTTAAATTGGAATGGAGAAAAGTTATTAAAGCAATTTTTACCTTCCGTTATAGACAATTCACAACAAGCTAATATATACGTGATCGACAATGCATCTACAGACAACTCTATAGATGTATTACAAAAAGAATTTCCAACGATTAACATTATTGTAAATCAAGGAAACTACGGATTTGCAAAAGGATATAATGAAGGTTTAAAGTCAATCAAAGAACCATACTTAGTTTTGGTTAACTCTGATATCGAAGTTACCCCAAATTGGTTACCTCCAGTGCAAGAGATATTAGATAGTCAACCAGAAGTAGCAATTGTTCAACCCAAGATATTAGACTATAAAAGAAAAACACATTTTGAATATGCAGGTGCAGCAGGTGGTTTTATAGATTCATATGGTTTCCCTTTTTGTAGAGGGAGGATATTTGACACAATAGAACAAGACAATGGTCAGTATAACGACATTACTGATATCTTTTGGGCATCTGGAGCTTGTTTCTTCATTCGTAACGAAGTTTACCAACAATTAGGAGGTTTTGATGAAGACTACTTTGCCCATCAAGAAGAGATAGACTTATGTTGGCGTGCACATAATATAGGACACCACATTAAATATTGTGGATTTTCCACAGTTTTCCACGTTGGAGGGGCTACGCTACAATACCAAAGTCCAAAGAAAACATATTTAAATTTTCGAAACTCACTATTGACATTATATAAGAACTTACCTAAGAAGAGAAAGTTTAGTACAATCTTTTTGCGGTTATGTTTAGACGGTATTGCAGGAGTAAGATATATGCTAATGTTTCAGCCAAAGCACTGTTTTGCTATTGTACGCTCACATTTTGCATTTTACAAGCGTATTTCAAGCTTCAAAAACAAAGTCAGTAAAACGCCAAAATGTGATTATTATAAAACAAAGTCTATAGTAAAATTGTATTATCTTCAGAATCAGAAAGAATATTTTAAAATATTCGAAACAAAATAA
- a CDS encoding flagellar motor protein MotB: MRKVFLGLSVLALVMTSCGTKQKIADLELKNKEVQDLLNTCTIKLNSTLAEKNALANQVDHLKKNTNDLISNVGNLTMLSSKGAENLEKSLESLKEKDLKISRLQDAITKKDSVTLALVRSVKKEVGFDDPDIQVNVEKGVVYISIADKLLFKTAGYEVNDKAKKVLAKVAAIAKSKPDFEVMVEGHTDNVPIKNAMMRDNWDLSVKRAVSIVQVLQSDFGLNPGQLVASGRGEYVPLVDNDSAENKARNRRTRIVLLPKIDQFYDMIEKEMKELAKGN, from the coding sequence ATGAGAAAAGTATTTTTAGGATTATCAGTTTTAGCTTTAGTAATGACATCATGTGGTACTAAACAAAAGATTGCTGATTTAGAATTAAAAAATAAAGAAGTTCAAGATTTATTAAACACTTGTACTATTAAATTAAATTCTACTTTAGCAGAAAAGAACGCATTAGCAAATCAAGTTGATCACTTGAAAAAGAACACGAATGACTTAATTAGCAATGTAGGTAACTTAACAATGTTATCTTCTAAAGGGGCTGAAAACCTTGAGAAATCTTTAGAAAGCTTAAAAGAGAAAGATTTAAAAATCTCTCGTTTACAAGATGCAATTACTAAGAAAGACTCTGTTACTTTAGCATTAGTAAGAAGCGTTAAGAAAGAAGTAGGTTTTGACGATCCGGACATTCAAGTAAACGTAGAAAAAGGAGTTGTTTACATTTCTATTGCTGATAAATTATTATTTAAAACAGCAGGATATGAAGTTAACGATAAAGCTAAAAAAGTATTAGCTAAAGTTGCTGCTATCGCGAAAAGCAAACCAGACTTCGAAGTTATGGTTGAAGGACACACTGATAATGTGCCAATCAAAAACGCTATGATGAGAGACAACTGGGACTTAAGTGTTAAACGTGCAGTTTCTATCGTACAAGTATTACAAAGTGATTTTGGTTTAAACCCAGGTCAATTAGTAGCTTCAGGACGTGGAGAATATGTGCCATTAGTTGATAATGACAGCGCAGAAAACAAAGCGAGAAACAGAAGAACAAGAATCGTTCTTCTACCAAAAATCGATCAATTCTATGATATGATCGAAAAAGAAATGAAAGAACTTGCAAAAGGAAACTAA